A region from the Amycolatopsis camponoti genome encodes:
- a CDS encoding transglycosylase domain-containing protein yields the protein MSGGPELMTHHAYEEPDGHDDDVLDEDGKPVLTPEQRKKRRWKIIRRVGYGFVGVFLVLPAIAFVITYFLVDVPSPTEVAQNQSQAVTYLFADGSPMGKDVPRGGNRVLLTPEQIPDVMKHAAIATEDDSFETNSGFDVGGLLRAVYNQATGGTGGGSTISQQYIKKATDNDAPTLTRKWTELAKSFKMNQTYEKKDIITAYLNIIYFGRGAYGVGAASQAFFHKEAKDLSFSEAALLAGLIQQPGRSENPKVAQDRWNTALDRMVKNNYISAADRAAAQFPTPIPLEDSKQQAGAPPAFVVQQVKDELAAHDIPEDRYYSGGFVVQTTIDPKAQQAAEQAATDAMKNQVDDNLLNALVAVDPKTGGVLAYYGGKPIVQVNGQDQAGRDWADTPQNPGSSMKPFDLTAFLKMGKGLDAKFDGSNNRTFDGRVVRNAGPGSSCSQQCTVSEAMMRSANTVFYDMVLNQTKQGPVKDAAREAGVKTKNDDGGQSIISTKDNNISLGGGETQITPLDMASAYATFAANGQQRARHFVQKVTNGQSEVAYEASTDAKSAFDSDADKSRQIAGNVTEALKPVIDFSKLKCPNGHECAGKTGTQQHTKVAGEPAWAANANSQTWMVGYTPSVSVAAWVGGDGNKPLHGKNNSPIYGSTIAGPMWQKFLSLYLTGKPGEKFDKVDRIGGEVPPPPSSDVATTTDATPTDENQGDGDNNGNGNGNGNDGDQGGNHGNPSSSPTTTPKHTKTPTKTDTPTKTDEPGN from the coding sequence ATGAGCGGTGGCCCCGAGCTGATGACGCACCACGCGTACGAGGAGCCGGACGGCCACGACGACGACGTCCTCGACGAAGACGGCAAGCCGGTCCTCACGCCGGAGCAGCGCAAGAAGCGGCGCTGGAAGATCATCCGGCGGGTCGGCTACGGGTTCGTCGGCGTGTTCCTCGTGCTGCCCGCGATCGCGTTCGTCATCACGTACTTCCTGGTCGACGTGCCGTCGCCGACCGAGGTCGCGCAGAACCAGAGCCAGGCGGTGACCTACCTCTTCGCCGACGGCTCGCCGATGGGCAAGGACGTCCCGCGCGGCGGCAACCGGGTGCTGCTGACCCCGGAGCAGATCCCGGACGTCATGAAGCACGCGGCGATCGCGACCGAGGACGACTCCTTCGAGACCAACTCGGGCTTCGACGTCGGCGGCCTGCTGCGCGCGGTCTACAACCAGGCCACCGGCGGCACCGGCGGCGGTTCGACGATCTCGCAGCAATACATCAAGAAGGCCACCGACAACGACGCGCCCACGCTGACGCGCAAGTGGACCGAGCTGGCCAAGTCCTTCAAGATGAACCAGACGTACGAGAAGAAGGACATCATCACCGCGTACCTGAACATCATCTACTTCGGGCGCGGGGCGTACGGGGTCGGCGCGGCGTCGCAGGCCTTCTTCCACAAGGAAGCCAAGGACCTCAGCTTCTCGGAGGCCGCGTTGCTGGCGGGGTTGATCCAGCAGCCGGGCCGGTCGGAGAACCCCAAGGTCGCCCAGGACCGCTGGAACACCGCGCTGGACCGGATGGTGAAGAACAACTACATCTCCGCGGCCGACCGCGCGGCGGCGCAGTTCCCGACGCCGATCCCGCTCGAGGACAGCAAGCAGCAGGCCGGCGCGCCGCCCGCGTTCGTCGTCCAGCAGGTGAAGGACGAGCTGGCCGCGCACGACATCCCCGAGGACCGCTACTACTCCGGCGGTTTCGTGGTGCAGACGACGATCGACCCGAAGGCGCAGCAGGCCGCGGAACAGGCCGCCACGGACGCGATGAAGAACCAGGTCGACGACAACCTGCTCAACGCGCTCGTCGCCGTCGACCCGAAGACCGGCGGGGTGCTCGCCTACTACGGCGGCAAGCCGATCGTGCAGGTCAACGGGCAGGACCAGGCCGGGCGCGACTGGGCGGACACGCCGCAGAACCCGGGCTCGTCGATGAAGCCGTTCGACCTCACGGCGTTCCTCAAGATGGGCAAGGGCCTCGACGCGAAGTTCGACGGCTCCAACAACCGCACCTTCGACGGCCGCGTCGTGCGCAACGCAGGCCCGGGCAGCAGCTGCTCGCAGCAGTGCACGGTCTCGGAAGCGATGATGCGGTCGGCGAACACCGTGTTCTACGACATGGTCCTCAACCAGACGAAGCAGGGCCCGGTCAAGGACGCGGCGCGGGAAGCCGGCGTGAAGACCAAGAACGACGACGGCGGCCAGTCGATCATCTCGACCAAGGACAACAACATCTCCCTCGGCGGTGGCGAAACCCAGATCACGCCGCTGGACATGGCCTCGGCGTACGCGACGTTCGCGGCCAACGGCCAGCAACGGGCCCGGCACTTCGTGCAGAAGGTGACCAACGGGCAGAGCGAGGTCGCCTACGAAGCGTCGACCGACGCGAAGTCGGCGTTCGACAGCGACGCCGACAAGAGCCGCCAGATCGCCGGGAACGTCACCGAGGCGCTGAAGCCGGTCATCGACTTCTCGAAGCTGAAGTGCCCGAACGGCCACGAGTGCGCCGGCAAGACCGGGACGCAGCAGCACACGAAGGTCGCGGGCGAACCGGCGTGGGCGGCGAACGCGAACTCGCAGACGTGGATGGTCGGGTACACGCCGTCGGTGTCGGTGGCGGCGTGGGTCGGCGGCGACGGCAACAAGCCGCTGCACGGCAAGAACAACTCGCCGATCTACGGCTCGACCATCGCCGGCCCGATGTGGCAGAAGTTCCTCTCGCTGTACCTGACCGGCAAGCCGGGCGAGAAGTTCGACAAGGTCGACCGCATCGGCGGCGAGGTGCCCCCGCCGCCGTCGTCCGACGTCGCCACGACCACCGACGCGACCCCGACGGACGAGAACCAGGGCGACGGCGACAACAACGGCAACGGCAACGGCAACGGCAACGACGGCGACCAGGGCGGCAACCACGGCAACCCGTCGTCGAGCCCGACGACCACGCCGAAGCACACGAAGACGCCGACGAAGACCGATACGCCGACGAAGACGGACGAGCCGGGGAACTAG
- a CDS encoding transglycosylase domain-containing protein, which translates to MNNDRTSPGRRPDPRRRRTRRPVPRAGLLGAEPELITHHAHNGTEQDVDPPTVPILRPRPGQPPRRPRPLTDGDLRKRRWRRVRRIAYVVAGLSFAVPAVAFLITYLSVDVPSPETVAQAQGQAVTYLYRDGTEMGKDVPAGGNRQILAPNQIPDVVKKAVIATEDASFETNSGFDVGGTLRAAYNQVTGGSGGGSTISQQYIKNSSGDDDPTLARKWVELAKSFKMNQTYEKADIITAYLNIIYFGRGAYGIQAAAQAYFGKDVGQLDYSQSALLAGLIQQPGRSENTAVATSRWNTALDRMLKNGYLTPAQRAAAKFPAPIPLRESREAGALNPFIKKQVKAELAAQGIDEKQYYSGGFQVFTTIDPVAQQSAEKAVAEGMADQTDDRILNALVAVEPKSGGVLAYYGGDAIVKGPNGEDQAGRDWADEPHNPGSSMKPFDLAAFLKLGRGLDARFDGTSPRTFPGVDLPIRNAGDSSSCSQQCTVAEAMQRSTNTVFYDMVLNVTKPSGVAEAAQEAGIRTSDNGGRSKLFTGDNNISIGGGGTQVTAADMASGYATFAANGVQRDRHFVQKVTNANGETAYEAKDRSADAFADNDPQKSAQIAGNVTAALAPVIQFSKLSCPAGHECAGKTGTQQHTPQNDEPASAANANSQTWMVGYTPSVSAAVWVGSDGDKALHGPNGAPIFGSTLAGPIWDRFMQLYLSGRPGERFDRVAAISSPQDRVQVQVQQPQQPDQDQQDRRDQRQPGNGNRQQADQLDQFRQFQQRLQELQDQQRGRRRP; encoded by the coding sequence GTGAACAACGACCGCACGTCACCCGGCCGGCGGCCCGACCCACGTCGTCGTCGCACCCGGCGACCGGTGCCCCGCGCCGGGCTGCTGGGTGCCGAGCCGGAGCTGATCACCCACCACGCGCACAACGGGACCGAGCAGGACGTCGATCCGCCGACCGTGCCGATCCTGCGGCCCCGCCCCGGGCAGCCGCCGCGCCGGCCGCGTCCGCTCACCGACGGGGACCTGCGGAAACGGCGCTGGCGGCGGGTCCGGCGGATCGCGTACGTCGTCGCCGGGCTGTCCTTCGCCGTCCCCGCGGTCGCGTTCCTGATCACGTACCTGTCCGTCGACGTCCCCTCGCCGGAGACGGTCGCGCAGGCGCAGGGCCAGGCCGTGACCTACCTCTACCGCGACGGCACCGAGATGGGCAAGGACGTGCCGGCCGGCGGCAACCGGCAGATCCTGGCGCCGAACCAGATCCCGGACGTCGTGAAGAAGGCCGTGATCGCGACCGAGGACGCGTCGTTCGAAACCAACTCGGGCTTCGACGTCGGCGGCACCCTGCGGGCGGCGTACAACCAGGTCACCGGCGGGTCCGGGGGCGGGTCGACGATTTCCCAGCAGTACATCAAGAACTCCTCCGGCGACGACGACCCGACCCTGGCGCGCAAGTGGGTCGAGCTCGCGAAGTCGTTCAAGATGAACCAGACCTACGAGAAGGCGGACATCATCACCGCCTACCTCAACATCATCTACTTCGGCCGTGGCGCGTACGGGATCCAGGCCGCCGCGCAGGCCTACTTCGGCAAGGACGTCGGGCAGCTCGACTACTCGCAGTCCGCGCTGCTGGCCGGGCTGATCCAGCAACCCGGACGCTCGGAGAACACCGCCGTCGCGACGAGCCGGTGGAACACCGCGCTCGACCGGATGCTGAAGAACGGCTACCTGACGCCGGCCCAGCGCGCCGCGGCGAAGTTCCCGGCGCCGATCCCGCTGCGGGAGAGCCGCGAAGCCGGCGCGCTGAACCCGTTCATCAAGAAGCAGGTCAAGGCCGAGCTGGCCGCCCAGGGCATCGACGAGAAGCAGTACTACTCGGGCGGCTTCCAGGTCTTCACGACCATCGACCCGGTGGCTCAGCAGTCGGCCGAGAAAGCCGTGGCCGAGGGCATGGCCGATCAGACCGACGACCGGATCCTCAACGCCCTCGTGGCCGTCGAGCCGAAGAGCGGCGGCGTGCTCGCCTACTACGGCGGCGACGCGATCGTGAAGGGCCCGAACGGCGAGGACCAGGCCGGCCGCGACTGGGCCGACGAGCCGCACAACCCGGGTTCGTCGATGAAGCCGTTCGACCTCGCGGCGTTCCTCAAGCTCGGCCGCGGCCTCGACGCGCGGTTCGACGGCACCTCGCCGCGGACGTTCCCGGGCGTCGACCTGCCGATCCGCAACGCCGGCGACAGCAGCAGCTGCTCACAGCAGTGCACGGTCGCGGAGGCGATGCAGCGGTCCACGAACACGGTGTTCTACGACATGGTCCTGAACGTCACGAAGCCGTCCGGGGTGGCGGAAGCCGCGCAGGAGGCGGGGATCCGGACGTCCGACAACGGCGGCCGCAGCAAGCTGTTCACCGGCGACAACAACATCTCCATCGGCGGCGGTGGCACCCAGGTGACCGCGGCGGACATGGCGTCGGGCTACGCGACGTTCGCGGCGAACGGCGTCCAGCGCGACCGGCACTTCGTGCAGAAGGTGACCAACGCGAACGGCGAAACCGCGTACGAGGCCAAAGACCGCTCGGCCGACGCCTTCGCCGACAACGACCCCCAGAAGAGCGCCCAGATCGCGGGGAACGTGACGGCCGCATTGGCCCCGGTGATCCAGTTCTCGAAGCTGAGCTGCCCGGCCGGCCACGAGTGCGCCGGGAAAACCGGTACGCAGCAACACACCCCGCAGAACGACGAACCCGCGTCGGCGGCGAACGCGAACTCGCAGACGTGGATGGTGGGCTACACGCCCTCGGTGTCCGCGGCGGTCTGGGTCGGGAGCGACGGCGACAAGGCGTTGCACGGCCCGAACGGCGCACCGATCTTCGGCTCGACGCTGGCCGGCCCGATCTGGGACCGGTTCATGCAGCTGTACCTGTCGGGACGGCCGGGCGAGCGCTTCGACCGCGTGGCGGCGATCAGCTCGCCGCAGGACCGGGTCCAGGTGCAGGTCCAGCAGCCGCAGCAACCGGACCAGGACCAGCAGGACCGGCGCGACCAGCGGCAGCCCGGGAACGGGAACCGGCAGCAGGCCGATCAGCTCGACCAGTTCCGCCAGTTCCAGCAGCGGTTGCAGGAGCTGCAGGACCAGCAGCGGGGCCGAAGGAGGCCGTGA
- a CDS encoding Gfo/Idh/MocA family oxidoreductase, protein MSDLRVGILGYGIGGRVFHAPLVAATPGLTPAVITTSGNAVQARTDHPGAEVVPDADALFERAGDLDLVVVSTPNRTHVPLALRAIEAGLPVVVDKPFAPTALEAEQVVAAAKAAGVGLTVFQNRRLDSDFLTVRKVLDSGKLGEVFRFESRYDRWVPKPKDNWREFGDPAEAGGLLYDLGAHIVDQALQLFGPVTQVYAETDRRRAGVQVDDDVFVALKHANGVRSHLWASALAGTLNPRFRVLGDQATFTKYGLDVQEPQIKSGMRPGDGGWGVEPASDAGKIGIGTDVKTVPTETGRYEQFYAEVRDALRGEGDFPVDPESSVEALRVIEAAHRSGVEGTVIKL, encoded by the coding sequence ATGAGTGACTTGCGCGTGGGCATCCTCGGGTACGGCATCGGCGGGCGCGTGTTCCACGCACCGCTGGTGGCGGCGACGCCCGGGCTCACCCCCGCGGTCATCACGACGTCGGGCAACGCCGTCCAGGCGCGCACCGACCACCCCGGCGCGGAGGTCGTGCCGGACGCCGACGCGCTGTTCGAGCGGGCCGGCGACCTCGACCTCGTCGTGGTCAGCACGCCCAACCGCACGCACGTGCCGCTCGCGCTGCGGGCGATCGAGGCCGGCCTGCCGGTGGTCGTCGACAAGCCGTTCGCGCCGACCGCGCTGGAGGCCGAGCAGGTCGTCGCCGCGGCGAAGGCGGCGGGCGTCGGCCTGACGGTCTTCCAGAACCGCCGCCTCGACTCCGACTTCCTCACCGTCCGGAAGGTCCTCGATTCCGGGAAGCTCGGCGAGGTGTTCCGCTTCGAGTCCCGCTACGACCGCTGGGTGCCCAAGCCCAAGGACAACTGGCGCGAGTTCGGCGACCCGGCCGAGGCCGGCGGCCTGCTCTACGACCTGGGCGCGCACATCGTCGACCAGGCGCTGCAGCTGTTCGGCCCGGTCACGCAGGTCTACGCGGAGACCGACCGCCGCCGCGCCGGCGTCCAGGTCGACGACGACGTGTTCGTCGCGTTGAAGCACGCCAACGGCGTCCGCTCGCACCTGTGGGCGTCGGCGCTCGCGGGCACGCTGAACCCGCGCTTCCGCGTGCTCGGCGACCAGGCGACGTTCACCAAGTACGGCCTCGACGTGCAGGAACCCCAGATCAAGTCGGGCATGCGCCCGGGCGACGGCGGCTGGGGTGTGGAGCCGGCGTCGGACGCGGGCAAGATCGGCATCGGCACCGACGTCAAGACGGTGCCCACCGAAACCGGCCGCTACGAGCAGTTCTACGCCGAGGTGCGGGACGCACTGCGCGGCGAAGGCGATTTCCCGGTCGACCCGGAGTCGTCGGTCGAAGCCCTGCGCGTGATCGAGGCGGCCCACCGCTCGGGCGTCGAAGGCACGGTCATCAAGCTCTGA
- a CDS encoding ROK family transcriptional regulator: MADTGVNLRNVREHNRALLLTHILRAGGLSRVELAERTGLTQQAVSKIVPELLDAGLLDEQRQPSTGVGKPRTQLTIRAGARHALGARLDRDEYRVLRTNLIGEVEETAGGPLPTGFTPEQAVEAIGTTALELADGFDVLGLGLGAVGPLDHLAGLVRDATNMPGWHDVPLRDLLEKRTGLPVTLDKNTNSAAFAQLWPHGEPTATAVVLVGTGIGVGLLIDGRLYRGPRTNAGEFGHTTIAYDGPVCACGRRGCVEIMAKQAADTRTAAGFLGIGLADLVQVLDLERIVLAGRAVRDEPGTYRDAVSERLEELLPLPHWQRIEIVEDALGEEIIARGAAAEVLASYYANPA; this comes from the coding sequence ATGGCGGACACCGGGGTGAACCTGCGCAACGTGCGCGAACACAACCGCGCCCTGCTGCTCACGCACATCCTGCGCGCCGGCGGCCTCAGCCGCGTCGAGCTCGCCGAACGCACCGGGCTCACCCAGCAGGCCGTCTCCAAGATCGTGCCCGAACTCCTCGACGCCGGCCTGCTGGACGAGCAGCGCCAGCCGTCCACGGGGGTCGGCAAGCCCCGAACGCAGCTGACCATCCGCGCCGGCGCCCGCCACGCGCTCGGCGCGCGCCTCGACCGCGACGAATACCGCGTGCTGCGCACCAACCTCATCGGCGAGGTCGAGGAGACGGCCGGCGGCCCGCTCCCGACGGGCTTCACCCCCGAGCAGGCCGTCGAGGCCATCGGCACGACCGCGCTCGAGCTCGCCGACGGCTTCGACGTGCTCGGCCTCGGCCTCGGCGCGGTCGGCCCGCTGGACCACCTCGCCGGCCTGGTCCGGGACGCGACGAACATGCCGGGCTGGCACGACGTCCCCCTGCGCGACCTGCTCGAGAAGCGCACCGGCCTGCCCGTGACGCTCGACAAGAACACCAACTCCGCCGCGTTCGCCCAGCTCTGGCCGCACGGCGAGCCGACGGCGACCGCGGTGGTGCTCGTCGGCACCGGCATCGGCGTCGGCCTGCTGATCGACGGACGGCTCTACCGCGGCCCGCGGACCAACGCGGGTGAGTTCGGGCACACCACGATCGCCTACGACGGGCCCGTCTGCGCCTGCGGGCGGCGCGGCTGCGTCGAGATCATGGCGAAGCAGGCTGCGGACACGCGGACCGCCGCGGGATTCCTCGGGATCGGCCTCGCTGATCTCGTGCAGGTGCTCGACCTGGAGCGGATCGTGCTGGCCGGACGCGCTGTGCGGGACGAACCGGGCACGTACCGTGACGCCGTTTCGGAGCGGCTCGAGGAGCTGCTGCCGCTGCCGCACTGGCAGCGGATCGAGATCGTCGAGGACGCCCTCGGCGAGGAGATCATCGCCCGCGGAGCCGCCGCGGAGGTCCTGGCCTCGTACTACGCGAATCCGGCATGA